In Deltaproteobacteria bacterium, a single genomic region encodes these proteins:
- a CDS encoding vitamin B12-dependent ribonucleotide reductase, translated as MDVMTIPADLPDVVLNPNAEVVLKKRYLRKGPDGKPVETPKEMFWRVAANIAAMEANYPESPWTVEKLARTFYTLMVENDFLPNSPTLMNAGTELGQLAACFVLPVGDSMDEIFDAVKSAALIHKSGGGTGFSFTRLRPKDSRVGSTGGVASGPISFLKIFNTATEQVKQGGTRRGANMGILRIDHPDILEFIRAKEHEGDLNNFNLSVALTEGFMEAVERNEEYPLVTPHTKEVIQTLPARQVFELLVRKAWESGDPGIIFLDRINRDNPNPDQGEIESTNPCGEQPLLPYEACNLGSINLARFVGVKDGKPGVDWDRLRQVIHLGVRFLDNVIDASAYPLPRITETVRRNRKIGLGIMGWADMLYQLGLPYNSSQATLLADQMMEFLQIESKSASKDLARERGPFPSFPTSIYPAQNLGPYRNATTSTIAPTGTLSIIAGCSSGIEPLFALCFVRQVMDGEKLTEANGHFVRALRDHGCYSEKLMAEVIDKGTIQDMDFLPEHLRDVFVTAMDIDPQWHLKMQAAFQKHTDNAVSKTVNLPNSATQEDIYKIYWMAYEEGCKGVTVYRDGCKSIQVLCTGSGSGSGEKKDDRRPMDRPDVVHGFTQKVRTGLGDLYLTVNEIDGRPFEVFATIGRSGRSITAKAEAIGRLVSLALRSGVHVREIVKQLKGIGGEHPVFQKKGMLLSIPDAVGWVLENRYLQGHAPHPHDKSLVKALCPECDGELVFQEGCFVCPSCGYTKCG; from the coding sequence ATGGACGTTATGACCATACCGGCCGATTTGCCCGATGTCGTGCTCAATCCCAATGCCGAGGTGGTGCTCAAGAAACGCTACCTGCGCAAAGGCCCCGACGGGAAGCCCGTTGAAACCCCGAAGGAAATGTTCTGGCGGGTGGCCGCGAACATCGCCGCCATGGAAGCCAATTATCCCGAATCCCCATGGACGGTGGAGAAGCTGGCCCGGACCTTCTACACACTCATGGTCGAAAATGATTTTCTTCCCAACTCGCCGACCCTGATGAACGCCGGTACGGAGCTGGGGCAGCTAGCGGCCTGTTTCGTCCTGCCCGTGGGCGATTCCATGGACGAAATTTTCGACGCCGTGAAAAGCGCGGCCCTGATCCACAAGTCCGGCGGCGGCACGGGTTTTTCCTTCACCCGTCTGCGTCCCAAGGACAGCCGGGTGGGATCCACGGGCGGAGTGGCCTCGGGCCCCATTTCGTTTCTGAAAATTTTCAACACGGCCACGGAGCAGGTCAAACAGGGCGGCACCCGGCGCGGGGCCAACATGGGGATTTTGCGGATCGATCATCCGGACATTCTGGAATTCATCCGGGCCAAGGAACACGAGGGGGATCTGAACAATTTCAATCTGTCCGTGGCCCTGACCGAGGGCTTCATGGAAGCCGTGGAGCGGAACGAGGAATACCCCCTTGTCACTCCGCACACCAAGGAAGTGATCCAGACCCTGCCCGCGCGTCAGGTTTTCGAGCTTCTGGTGCGCAAGGCCTGGGAAAGCGGCGATCCGGGCATCATTTTTCTGGACCGCATCAACCGCGACAATCCAAATCCGGATCAGGGCGAAATCGAAAGCACCAATCCGTGCGGTGAGCAGCCTCTTTTGCCCTACGAGGCATGCAACCTGGGTTCCATCAATCTGGCCCGATTCGTGGGCGTCAAGGACGGCAAGCCCGGTGTGGATTGGGATCGGCTGCGGCAGGTCATTCATCTTGGCGTGCGTTTCCTGGACAATGTCATCGACGCCTCGGCCTACCCCCTGCCGCGCATCACCGAAACCGTGCGCCGCAACCGGAAGATCGGCCTGGGCATCATGGGTTGGGCGGACATGCTGTATCAGCTTGGATTGCCCTATAACAGCAGCCAGGCCACGCTGCTTGCGGACCAGATGATGGAATTCTTGCAGATCGAATCCAAATCCGCGTCCAAGGATCTGGCCAGGGAACGCGGGCCGTTCCCCTCCTTTCCGACGTCGATCTATCCGGCGCAGAACCTCGGACCCTACCGCAACGCCACCACCTCGACCATCGCGCCCACGGGAACCCTGTCCATCATCGCCGGGTGTTCCTCGGGCATCGAGCCCCTTTTCGCCCTGTGCTTCGTGCGCCAGGTCATGGACGGTGAAAAGCTGACCGAGGCCAACGGTCATTTTGTGCGGGCCCTGCGCGATCACGGGTGTTATTCGGAAAAACTCATGGCCGAGGTCATCGACAAGGGCACGATCCAGGACATGGACTTTTTGCCGGAACATCTGCGCGATGTCTTTGTCACCGCCATGGACATCGATCCCCAGTGGCATCTGAAGATGCAGGCCGCCTTTCAGAAACACACGGACAATGCCGTGTCCAAGACCGTGAATCTGCCCAATTCGGCCACCCAGGAGGACATCTATAAAATTTACTGGATGGCCTACGAGGAGGGCTGCAAGGGCGTGACCGTGTATCGCGACGGCTGCAAGAGCATCCAGGTGCTGTGCACCGGCAGCGGCTCCGGAAGCGGGGAGAAAAAGGATGATCGCCGTCCCATGGACCGGCCGGATGTTGTCCATGGCTTCACCCAGAAGGTCCGCACCGGTCTGGGGGATCTGTATCTGACCGTGAACGAGATCGACGGCCGGCCGTTCGAGGTCTTTGCCACCATCGGCCGTTCCGGTCGGTCCATCACGGCCAAGGCCGAGGCCATCGGCCGTCTGGTGTCCCTGGCCCTGCGCTCGGGCGTGCATGTGCGCGAGATTGTCAAGCAGCTCAAGGGAATCGGTGGCGAACATCCGGTCTTCCAAAAAAAGGGCATGCTTCTGTCCATTCCGGACGCCGTGGGCTGGGTGTTGGAAAACCGGTATCTGCAAGGCCACGCGCCGCATCCGCACGACAAGTCCCTGGTCAAGGCCCTGTGTCCGGAATGCGACGGCGAACTGGTTTTTCAGGAGGGGTGCTTTGTCTGCCCGAGTTGCGGATACACCAAGTGCGGCTGA
- a CDS encoding class I SAM-dependent methyltransferase, which translates to MSWDSTESARRYDQWARTSQGVFALRQEEHLLQGLIAPWPRRKQKLLDIGCGAGLFLDFFWSCGFDLTGLDQNPDLLARARDKMGGRVDLHLGRADHLPFDDREFDYASIMTVLEFMDDPGAVLREAARVARKGILITFLNRSSLHGWSARLSSKTSFPAPARWFTWTGMRQLLQKNIPAGFIQARSILLGPAATWKPIPLIWRLNSLPLFPSLGALTAVRVDMTPPRAQTPLMAWNTEPTM; encoded by the coding sequence ATGTCCTGGGATTCCACGGAAAGCGCCCGGCGCTATGATCAGTGGGCCAGAACCTCCCAAGGCGTCTTTGCCCTGCGGCAGGAAGAACATCTGCTGCAGGGCCTGATCGCGCCCTGGCCGAGGCGCAAGCAAAAGCTTCTGGACATTGGATGTGGTGCCGGGCTTTTTTTGGATTTTTTTTGGTCCTGTGGTTTCGACCTCACGGGCCTGGACCAAAATCCGGACCTGCTGGCCCGGGCCAGGGATAAGATGGGCGGCCGGGTGGACCTGCATTTGGGCCGGGCCGACCATCTTCCCTTTGATGATCGCGAGTTCGATTACGCGTCCATCATGACCGTGCTCGAATTCATGGACGATCCGGGAGCGGTGCTGCGCGAGGCGGCGCGGGTGGCGCGCAAGGGAATCTTGATCACTTTTCTGAATCGTTCCTCGCTCCACGGCTGGTCGGCGCGGTTGTCCTCGAAAACATCATTCCCGGCCCCGGCGCGTTGGTTCACCTGGACCGGGATGCGTCAGCTGCTCCAAAAAAATATTCCCGCCGGCTTTATCCAAGCCAGGTCCATCCTGCTTGGTCCGGCCGCGACCTGGAAGCCCATTCCCCTGATTTGGCGTCTGAACAGCCTGCCCCTTTTTCCCAGCCTCGGCGCCCTGACGGCGGTCCGCGTCGACATGACTCCGCCCCGCGCCCAAACCCCGCTCATGGCCTGGAACACAGAACCCACGATGTAA
- a CDS encoding MogA/MoaB family molybdenum cofactor biosynthesis protein, which yields MPRVCSRDGMRGDVLLTVGVEHVLAGGVIQDSSRLRSGDILAGEAGRIQLVNRLRLPAQGCLCPAWTGRVLSGEFAAGERECVLERSGFSLAWITLSDKGARGEREDLSGPAIRDTVATAMDLCLATGVIIPDEPLLLKETLVEFCLGHAFDMVFTTGGTGVGPRDITPEVTLALLDRRLPGFERVMTAVSVAKTPHGMISRAVAGTMGDAVVVNLPGSPKAVRENLGAILPALGHAIEKLQGDTRDCGQ from the coding sequence ATGCCGAGGGTGTGTTCAAGGGATGGAATGCGGGGAGACGTTTTGCTGACCGTGGGCGTGGAGCATGTTTTGGCTGGCGGAGTGATCCAGGATTCATCCAGGCTCCGTAGCGGCGATATCCTCGCTGGCGAGGCCGGACGGATCCAGCTGGTCAACCGTCTGCGCCTGCCCGCCCAGGGCTGCCTGTGTCCGGCCTGGACGGGCAGGGTGCTCTCCGGGGAGTTCGCGGCCGGGGAACGGGAATGCGTTCTGGAGCGGTCCGGGTTTTCCCTGGCCTGGATCACCCTGAGCGACAAGGGAGCGCGTGGGGAACGGGAAGACCTGAGCGGTCCGGCCATTCGCGACACCGTGGCCACGGCCATGGATCTTTGCCTGGCCACGGGCGTGATCATTCCCGACGAGCCACTGCTCCTCAAGGAAACCCTGGTCGAGTTCTGTCTTGGCCACGCCTTCGACATGGTCTTCACCACCGGCGGAACCGGTGTCGGGCCGCGCGATATCACTCCCGAGGTGACCCTGGCCTTGCTGGACAGACGCTTGCCGGGATTTGAACGGGTCATGACCGCGGTGTCCGTGGCCAAGACCCCGCATGGCATGATTTCCCGAGCCGTGGCCGGAACCATGGGGGATGCCGTGGTCGTCAACCTGCCGGGCAGCCCCAAGGCCGTGCGGGAAAATCTGGGCGCCATCCTGCCGGCCCTTGGGCACGCCATCGAAAAACTTCAGGGAGACACCAGGGACTGTGGACAATAA
- the ilvD gene encoding dihydroxy-acid dehydratase: MSRSDKMLKGLERAPHRSLLFALGMTREEMNRPLIGVVNSANEIIPGHMHLDTIAQAVKDGIRMAGGTPMEFPTIGVCDGLAMSHEGMRMSLPSRELIADSIEISATAVPFDGLVFIPNCDKIVPGMLMAMLRLNIPSIVVSGGPMLPGKLDGQAVDLITVFEGVGRVKTGAMTEAELEIMEECACPGCGSCAGMFTANSMNCLSEAIGLALPGNGTIPAPTSARLRLAKHAGMQVMSLVEKNIRPRDIVTAKSVANAVTVDMALGCSTNTVLHLPAVFREAELDLTLDIFDEISRKTPNLCRLSPAGPHHIADLDEAGGIPAVMAELAANGRINTDVLTVTGKTLGENLAALKPRILRPEVVRTVAEPYSQQGGIAILKGNLALDGAVVKQSAVAPEMMQRTGTARVFEGEESAVEAILGGKIKAGDVVVIRNEGPIGGPGMREMLTPTSAISGLGLGGEVALLTDGRFSGGTRGAAIGHISPEAAEGGLIGLVQDGDKIKIDIPARTIELVVDEAELAARRANWKPFAKEIKSSILRRYSRMASSAAKGAVTKI, encoded by the coding sequence ATGTCTCGTAGTGATAAGATGCTCAAAGGATTGGAAAGGGCACCGCATCGGTCCCTGCTTTTCGCTCTCGGCATGACCCGCGAGGAAATGAACCGGCCGCTTATCGGCGTGGTCAACTCCGCCAATGAAATCATCCCCGGCCATATGCACCTGGACACCATTGCCCAGGCCGTGAAGGACGGCATCCGCATGGCTGGCGGCACGCCCATGGAATTTCCGACCATCGGTGTCTGCGACGGTCTGGCCATGAGCCATGAGGGCATGCGCATGAGCCTGCCCAGCCGTGAACTCATCGCCGATTCCATCGAAATTTCGGCCACGGCCGTACCTTTTGACGGTCTGGTTTTTATTCCCAACTGCGACAAGATCGTACCCGGCATGCTCATGGCCATGCTCCGCCTGAACATTCCGTCCATCGTCGTCAGCGGCGGTCCCATGCTGCCCGGCAAGCTCGACGGCCAGGCGGTGGATCTGATCACGGTCTTCGAGGGCGTGGGCCGGGTCAAAACCGGAGCCATGACCGAGGCCGAGCTTGAAATCATGGAGGAATGCGCCTGTCCGGGCTGCGGGTCGTGCGCGGGCATGTTCACGGCCAATTCCATGAACTGTCTGTCCGAGGCCATTGGTCTGGCCCTGCCCGGCAATGGCACCATTCCGGCACCGACCAGCGCCCGGCTCCGGCTGGCCAAGCATGCCGGCATGCAGGTCATGAGTCTGGTGGAAAAAAATATCCGGCCGCGCGATATCGTCACGGCCAAGAGCGTGGCCAACGCCGTGACCGTGGACATGGCCCTGGGCTGTTCCACCAATACCGTGCTTCATCTGCCGGCCGTGTTCCGCGAGGCCGAATTGGATCTGACTCTGGATATTTTTGACGAAATCAGCCGCAAGACGCCGAATCTGTGCCGGCTGTCCCCGGCCGGGCCGCACCACATCGCCGATTTGGACGAAGCCGGCGGCATCCCGGCGGTCATGGCCGAGCTGGCCGCCAACGGGCGGATCAATACCGACGTCCTGACCGTGACCGGCAAGACCCTGGGCGAGAACCTCGCGGCCCTGAAACCCCGCATTCTGCGTCCGGAAGTGGTCCGAACCGTGGCCGAACCCTATTCCCAGCAGGGTGGCATCGCCATTTTGAAGGGCAATCTGGCCCTGGACGGAGCCGTGGTCAAACAGTCGGCCGTTGCCCCGGAGATGATGCAGCGCACGGGCACGGCCCGCGTCTTCGAGGGCGAGGAATCTGCTGTCGAGGCCATTCTCGGCGGCAAGATCAAGGCCGGTGATGTGGTTGTCATCCGCAATGAAGGTCCCATCGGCGGTCCCGGCATGCGTGAGATGCTCACGCCGACCTCGGCCATTTCCGGTCTGGGCCTGGGCGGAGAGGTGGCGCTGCTCACGGACGGCCGTTTCAGCGGCGGCACGCGCGGCGCGGCCATAGGTCACATCAGTCCGGAAGCGGCCGAGGGCGGGCTCATCGGCCTTGTCCAGGACGGGGACAAAATCAAAATCGACATCCCGGCCCGGACCATCGAACTTGTGGTGGACGAGGCCGAACTGGCCGCGCGTCGGGCGAATTGGAAGCCGTTCGCCAAGGAAATCAAATCCTCCATCCTGCGCCGTTACAGCCGCATGGCGTCCTCGGCGGCCAAGGGCGCGGTGACCAAGATCTAA
- a CDS encoding Txe/YoeB family addiction module toxin, with amino-acid sequence MPSRLSWTLAAWEDYQYWQNQDRKTVKRINILIRDCMRDPFHGIGKPEPLKENLTGFWSRRIDQTNRLIYCVDGENLVIIACRYHYA; translated from the coding sequence ATGCCTAGCCGTCTGAGTTGGACCCTGGCCGCCTGGGAGGACTACCAGTACTGGCAAAATCAGGATCGAAAGACCGTGAAAAGGATCAATATCCTGATCCGTGACTGCATGCGTGATCCCTTTCATGGCATCGGAAAGCCCGAGCCGCTCAAGGAAAACCTGACCGGTTTCTGGTCCCGCAGGATCGATCAGACAAACCGATTGATCTATTGCGTGGACGGCGAGAATTTGGTGATTATCGCGTGCCGCTATCATTATGCGTAA
- a CDS encoding FtsX-like permease family protein, whose protein sequence is MGVFFRLFFQGIRDLFRTPWSLCMTLAAITLVSFLGGAFLLLVHNLNLQIEARHGNVQFQVFWRPDATQAETKEAWAKLSSLDHVTNVRVFTPDQALDVLGESFQGGVDLDWLKGRSPLPPTALVECDMPATDQKKWAAGMVRTLQSLPKVDKVGFNPLQVDILSSWVGFAKMAFWPVSGFLLVVVALVVGNTIKLALLVRQEELEILRFVGASRSYIQFPLLVGGAFQGFLASAVALGFLKLAQHGLHDVFNVPPLWITVSFFPATHALAMVGVLTLVGVVSSKVALRN, encoded by the coding sequence ATGGGTGTTTTTTTCCGATTGTTTTTTCAGGGCATCCGGGATCTTTTTCGGACGCCCTGGTCCCTGTGCATGACCCTGGCCGCCATCACCCTGGTTTCCTTTTTGGGTGGAGCGTTTTTGCTTTTGGTGCACAACCTCAATCTGCAGATCGAAGCCCGGCACGGCAATGTTCAGTTTCAGGTTTTTTGGCGTCCGGACGCGACCCAGGCCGAAACCAAGGAGGCGTGGGCCAAGCTGTCTTCCCTGGACCACGTGACCAATGTGCGGGTCTTTACTCCGGACCAGGCCCTGGACGTGCTCGGTGAATCCTTCCAGGGCGGCGTCGATTTGGACTGGCTCAAGGGGCGCAGCCCCTTGCCGCCCACGGCCCTGGTCGAATGCGACATGCCGGCCACGGATCAAAAGAAGTGGGCCGCCGGCATGGTTAGGACGCTCCAGTCCCTGCCCAAGGTGGACAAGGTCGGCTTCAATCCCTTGCAGGTGGATATTCTGTCATCCTGGGTCGGATTCGCCAAAATGGCCTTTTGGCCGGTGAGCGGGTTTTTGCTGGTGGTCGTGGCCCTGGTGGTCGGCAACACCATCAAGCTGGCCCTTTTGGTCCGCCAGGAGGAACTGGAAATTTTGCGTTTTGTCGGGGCCAGCCGGTCCTATATCCAGTTTCCGCTGCTGGTTGGCGGCGCGTTTCAGGGTTTTTTGGCCTCGGCCGTGGCCCTGGGATTTCTGAAACTGGCCCAGCACGGTCTGCATGATGTTTTCAACGTCCCACCATTGTGGATCACTGTTTCCTTTTTTCCCGCAACCCACGCCCTGGCCATGGTTGGCGTGTTGACCCTGGTTGGAGTGGTCAGCTCCAAGGTCGCCCTGCGCAACTAA
- a CDS encoding ATP-binding cassette domain-containing protein, with amino-acid sequence MITISRLTHAFGRHLALKDVTFSMNPGEFVFLCGPSGAGKTTFMRILHGSLPVQRGRAGVAGYDLNSLGESRKHLLRRDVSVVFQDFKILTNQTVFANVELPLKVRGLARHIVDKRVRAVLRSLHLDHKSGVLCEELSGGEQQRVAVARAIVVKPKLLLADEPTGNLDRDLSMRMMDIFQQFHKFGTSIMIATHNQEILERMADVRIVAIEDGVMREVRGAGRRC; translated from the coding sequence GTGATCACTATTTCCCGATTGACCCATGCCTTTGGCCGGCATCTGGCCTTGAAGGACGTGACCTTCAGCATGAATCCGGGGGAATTTGTTTTTTTGTGCGGTCCATCCGGCGCGGGCAAGACCACGTTCATGCGCATCCTGCATGGCTCCCTGCCCGTGCAACGGGGCAGGGCGGGCGTGGCCGGATACGATTTGAACAGCCTCGGGGAAAGCAGGAAACATCTCTTGCGACGGGATGTGAGCGTGGTTTTCCAGGATTTCAAGATTCTGACCAACCAGACCGTGTTCGCCAATGTCGAATTACCCCTCAAGGTCCGGGGACTTGCCAGGCATATCGTCGACAAGCGCGTCCGGGCCGTGCTGCGCAGTCTGCATCTGGACCACAAGTCCGGGGTGTTGTGCGAGGAATTGTCCGGCGGCGAGCAACAGCGCGTGGCCGTGGCCCGGGCCATCGTGGTCAAGCCCAAACTTCTCCTGGCCGACGAGCCCACCGGTAATCTGGACCGGGATCTGTCCATGCGCATGATGGATATTTTCCAACAGTTCCACAAATTCGGCACCTCGATCATGATCGCCACCCACAATCAGGAAATTTTGGAGCGCATGGCCGATGTCCGCATCGTGGCCATCGAGGATGGGGTCATGCGCGAGGTGCGCGGGGCCGGGCGGAGGTGCTGA
- a CDS encoding tetratricopeptide repeat protein, whose product MAAGSVLFFSWPRKIMDKNISVLVVEDILSARETVIHLLRALGFSSFVEAENGAEALDKLDRHPVGLIISDWNMPRLNGLGLLRAVRARESVKQVPFVFLTSRTEVEDVALASDLGVSGYLIKPVTIKAMAEVVNRIFSRTFEQDFEMLKAEVRTHLEAGDPAMAEELLRRFEQLHPAKRAQIRFELAKMLMDAKDFDRAEVCLRGILETTPLFAKGWEMLARVKSWQAMWDEALLAVDQAIAISPNNTDYHLLRGTVNLHRGDMHEARKRFMTALNIDRKNDQIKQDIWNAYVDLDLVDEVQREFGSYIFSSLNCDTLNNMAVAYRRQGELGRAVEIYRAALVREPDNPKILFNAAVAYMNRKQYAKARDLLLHALGNDPEFEKAKALLVQIDAAMKPKTENGGAK is encoded by the coding sequence ATGGCAGCCGGTTCAGTGTTATTTTTTTCGTGGCCGAGGAAGATAATGGATAAAAATATCAGCGTATTGGTTGTCGAAGATATTTTGTCCGCGCGCGAAACGGTGATTCATTTGCTGCGGGCCCTGGGGTTTTCCTCCTTCGTCGAGGCCGAGAACGGAGCCGAGGCCCTGGATAAGCTCGACCGGCATCCGGTCGGACTGATTATTTCCGATTGGAACATGCCCCGCCTGAACGGACTGGGGTTGCTGCGCGCCGTGCGGGCCAGGGAGTCCGTGAAGCAGGTTCCGTTTGTCTTTCTGACCTCCCGCACCGAAGTCGAGGACGTGGCCCTGGCTTCGGATCTCGGCGTGTCCGGCTATCTGATCAAGCCCGTGACCATCAAGGCCATGGCCGAAGTAGTGAATCGGATTTTTTCCCGGACCTTCGAGCAGGACTTCGAGATGCTCAAGGCGGAAGTCCGGACCCATCTCGAAGCCGGCGATCCAGCCATGGCCGAGGAGCTGCTGCGTCGTTTCGAGCAATTGCACCCGGCCAAGCGAGCCCAGATTCGTTTCGAACTGGCCAAGATGCTCATGGACGCCAAGGATTTCGATCGGGCCGAAGTCTGTTTGCGCGGAATACTTGAAACCACCCCCCTGTTCGCCAAGGGCTGGGAAATGCTGGCCCGGGTCAAATCCTGGCAGGCCATGTGGGACGAGGCGCTGCTGGCCGTGGATCAGGCCATCGCCATCAGCCCCAACAACACCGACTATCACTTGCTGCGCGGCACGGTGAATTTGCATCGGGGAGACATGCACGAGGCGCGCAAGCGTTTCATGACCGCCCTCAATATCGATCGCAAGAACGACCAGATCAAACAGGACATCTGGAACGCCTACGTGGATTTGGATCTGGTGGACGAAGTGCAGCGGGAGTTTGGATCGTATATTTTTTCTTCCCTGAATTGCGACACCCTGAACAACATGGCCGTGGCGTATCGTCGCCAGGGCGAATTGGGTCGAGCCGTGGAGATTTACCGGGCGGCCCTGGTCAGGGAACCCGACAATCCGAAAATTCTGTTCAACGCGGCCGTTGCCTATATGAACCGCAAGCAGTACGCCAAGGCCCGTGATCTATTGCTGCACGCTCTTGGCAATGATCCGGAATTCGAAAAGGCCAAGGCCCTTTTGGTCCAGATAGACGCGGCCATGAAGCCCAAGACGGAGAACGGAGGCGCGAAGTGA
- a CDS encoding GAF domain-containing sensor histidine kinase has product MTISTSLQSDLGQFLKSMMAILASRSMSLAQKLDNGGRLIQQRVRAGQSSVMLYDEEIQQLKVVAASREEIVGMTQVLSPDSVSGYVCTTGEALLIADIAADCRFPCRTSAYRTTSLISVPLLCGEGSVIGVINVSDKDGGGPFKKSDLDVMLEYAGWITPLIETLCVQDRLEKEKERYRELAQELETKRQELLIASTERTELVQMVVHDFKSPLSAVISNMDLLSFLGPSESQQPIIETAFKGASKLLEMIDEFLHLARLDEWQERGAEPRPVDLLGLIRAEVETQSPVAQSRNIRIENTCALDSFVWGDEVLFGHLIQNLISNAVKYTSENGRIRLGMETWRSRRTGDPSQTVLKFFVEDDGPGIEDAFKERIFEKFTRTDKSRESGVKGTGVGLFICRKIVTMFKGKIWVEDVVPHGSRFSVIFFVAEEDNG; this is encoded by the coding sequence ATGACGATATCGACCTCCCTTCAGTCCGACCTTGGGCAATTTCTCAAGTCAATGATGGCCATTCTGGCCAGCAGGTCCATGAGTCTGGCCCAAAAGCTGGACAACGGTGGTCGCCTGATCCAACAGCGGGTACGCGCCGGCCAGTCCTCGGTCATGCTTTATGACGAGGAAATCCAGCAGCTCAAGGTCGTGGCCGCGAGCCGCGAAGAAATCGTGGGCATGACCCAGGTTCTTTCTCCGGACAGCGTTTCCGGCTACGTCTGCACGACCGGGGAAGCCCTGCTTATCGCGGACATCGCCGCAGACTGTCGTTTTCCGTGTCGGACCTCGGCCTACCGGACCACGTCCCTGATTTCCGTGCCCCTGCTGTGCGGCGAGGGAAGCGTCATCGGAGTCATCAATGTTTCGGACAAGGACGGTGGCGGTCCGTTCAAAAAAAGCGATCTGGACGTGATGCTCGAATACGCGGGCTGGATCACGCCCCTTATCGAGACCCTGTGTGTTCAGGACCGGCTGGAAAAAGAAAAGGAGCGCTATCGGGAGCTGGCCCAGGAACTGGAAACCAAGCGGCAGGAGCTGCTCATCGCCTCCACCGAGCGGACCGAACTGGTGCAAATGGTTGTCCATGATTTCAAAAGTCCGCTCTCGGCCGTGATTTCGAACATGGATCTCCTGTCGTTTCTGGGTCCCAGTGAATCCCAGCAACCAATCATCGAAACAGCCTTCAAGGGGGCGTCCAAGCTTTTGGAAATGATCGATGAATTTTTGCACCTGGCCCGACTCGACGAATGGCAGGAGCGGGGCGCCGAACCCCGGCCCGTGGATCTTTTGGGGCTGATCCGGGCCGAGGTCGAAACCCAATCGCCCGTGGCCCAGAGCCGGAATATCCGGATCGAAAACACATGCGCCCTGGATTCCTTTGTTTGGGGCGACGAGGTGCTCTTTGGGCATCTGATCCAGAATTTGATTTCCAATGCCGTCAAATACACGTCCGAAAACGGACGGATCAGACTGGGCATGGAAACCTGGCGGTCCCGCCGGACCGGCGATCCCAGCCAGACCGTGCTCAAGTTTTTTGTCGAGGACGACGGCCCGGGCATCGAGGATGCCTTCAAGGAGCGAATTTTCGAGAAATTCACCCGTACCGACAAGTCCCGCGAAAGCGGGGTCAAGGGCACGGGCGTGGGCCTTTTTATCTGTCGCAAAATCGTGACCATGTTCAAGGGCAAGATCTGGGTGGAAGACGTCGTGCCCCATGGCAGCCGGTTCAGTGTTATTTTTTTCGTGGCCGAGGAAGATAATGGATAA
- a CDS encoding type II toxin-antitoxin system prevent-host-death family antitoxin: protein LKAVIDQVVEDADYTIISRRDAPDAVVMSLNTFNSLMETVYLLSSPANAAHLANSIEEYRQGKTVERGLDDA, encoded by the coding sequence GCCTGAAAGCCGTGATCGATCAAGTCGTGGAAGACGCGGACTATACGATAATTTCCAGACGGGACGCACCGGACGCAGTGGTTATGTCCCTGAACACATTCAACAGCCTGATGGAAACAGTGTATTTGCTGAGTTCTCCCGCAAACGCCGCCCATCTGGCCAACTCCATCGAAGAATACCGACAAGGCAAGACCGTGGAACGCGGTTTGGACGATGCCTAG